The proteins below are encoded in one region of Polypterus senegalus isolate Bchr_013 chromosome 2, ASM1683550v1, whole genome shotgun sequence:
- the LOC120524162 gene encoding olfactory receptor 1-like, with protein MTWNVTVLVSEFILQCMIEPDQKTIITVSLALIYLTTLIGNLLVIVVITIDLHLHTPMFWYICCLAILDIANSSNIIPRMLGILLFNYSNVPYEPCLLQLSMVGYLGLMEGNLLIVMACDRYIAVVYPLRYPSIVTSKVVWASIILVILIGLVFLTPYLVYVRELSFCHSNISPYCFCDYATLVQIACNDDPKYAVLLSTTTVITATYGVTLIFFSYYKIARAALKVSSIKGKQKVFGTIFTHLPVVTLFYLPLIISYILPGVGVKLSTEACNSLIIVAILVPPMVNPLIYSFRNKEIKSSIYRLFTGKRTNPEITDP; from the coding sequence ATGACGTGGAATGTGACAGTTTTGGTGTCGGAGTTCATACTACAGTGCATGATTGAACCTGACCAGAAGACCATTATTACCGTATCACTTGCCCTAATCTACTTGACGACACTCATTGGGAACCTACTAGTGATCGTGGTCATCACAATTGACCTTCACCTCCACACCCCAATGTTTTGGTACATTTGCTGCTTAGCCATCCTCGATATCGCTAACAGCTCCAATATTATCCCACGCATGTTGGGTATCCTGCTTTTCAACTACTCCAATGTACCCTATGAACCCTGCTTACTGCAGTTGTCTATGGTGGGCTATCTAGGGCTTATGGAGGGCAATCTTTTGATAGTTATGGCCTGTGACCGCTATATAGCTGTGGTTTATCCCCTGAGGTATCCATCGATTGTTACGAGTAAAGTTGTCTGGGCCAGTATCATCCTGGTGATCCTTATTGGTTTGGTTTTCCTCACTCCATACCTGGTTTATGTAAGAGAACTCTCCTTTTGTCACAGCAATATTTCGCCTTACTGCTTCTGCGACTATGCAACACTGGTGCAGATTGCATGCAATGATGACCCCAAGTATGCTGTCCTTCTGTCAACCACAACAGTGATAACTGCAACATATGGAGTGACGTTGATCTTCTTTTCCTACTACAAAATTGCTCGAGCCGCTCTGAAAGTCTCCTCCATCAAAGGGAAACAGAAGGTTTTTGGTACCATATTCACCCACCTGCCAGTGGTTACCCTCTTCTATCTTCCTTTGATTATCTCCTACATTCTCCCTGGAGTCGGGGTAAAGCTATCAACTGAAGCTTGCAATTCCTTAATAATTGTAGCCATCCTAGTCCCCCCGATGGTAAATCCCTTAATCTATAGCTTtagaaataaggaaataaaaagcAGCATCTACCGGCTTTTCACGGGAAAGAGAACCAATCCTGAGATCACGGATCCATAG